DNA from Parageobacillus thermoglucosidasius:
TTTGCCAGATAAGCAATGCCATAGCTTCCCATGCCGAGCTCCTCGACAATTCGATAGCGTTGCCGAAGAAGATGGCCTTTCCGATACCGCCGTTCGAATAAACGGGCGAACGAAGAGAAAAAATAAGGCAGACGCATCGTTAGCTGCCGAAAAAGCTTGAAAAGAAGCTGCCGCTATGGTGTTTCTTTTTATAATGCTTATGGCCGTATTGGGAAGGATGGATATGCGGAGAATAATGATGCGGCGCATGATAATGGTCGCTGCTGCTGTAATGGCGTTTGTGATAATGATGATGTGACATTTTTTGGTGCAAAATCGATTTAATCCATTTTTTCAACATCGTCACCGCTCCTTTTTAACAACGTTTATTTGATTTATACGAAATAAAGCAAGCACAGGTTTCGCTTTTCCGCAAAAGAAGCGCCAGGAGGGATGGAGCCCATGGAACGAAATCGTTTTTTATCCCGGATCGTTCATCCGGTGCAATCATTGTACCGTCATTTTTTATACCGGCATCATATCCATATTGCTTCTCCACCGCTGTTGCATCAGCTTGCCGAGCAATGGGAGCGCCCGTCGCATTCCCGCATTACCGAAGAAGAAGATAAACTGGTTTCTGAAATACGGCAAAAAACAGCGCGGCATAACCGCAACAACATTACGCGGACAGCGGCCTATTGGTCGTTTTTCGAGCGTCACTCCGAAGTCCATTGGGCGCTTTTGGCGCATATCGTTTCCCGAAATGGCGGATGGAATATGACCGATTTGCAGGGAAGCGTCATTCCCCGCCTTCTTCCCGCCACATCGACTCACCCGCTGTTTTTATTTTTGGAAAGGGCGAATGCGCTGATTTTTCATGACGCTTACCCCCAGTTGCTGTTATATGAGCAAAGCAAACAACTGGAAAAACCATTATTCCATTTGCTCCCTTTATTTTCTGTTTCTTCCTTCATGAGACCGTTTTGGGAATATTTTTTTGAAACAAAAAATTCGCCAGTCATCACCGTGGCATTAATCATTAACGAACAACAGTACATTCAAAAAAGAGTGATCGAAAATCGCTTTTTTCAAGCGCGCGTGCTCAAGACAATGCCGTTTATTGCCGAGCAATGGCTCGGTTTTAACGATGTGCTCATTCCGTATAAGGATGGCCGCCACGTCCGTCTTGCCGGCACAACTATCCGCGATTTTGCCGATGTCCATCACCGCATTCATATTGGCAAAACGCTTTACAGCATATTGTTTTTCCAAAAACGGCTTGCCAAGCGCGCCTGCCAATTTGCGTCACAAACGGCGCATACCGGTTCACGTGCCGATTTTTGGCCGCAGCTGTTCTCGCCTGAAAAAACCGATTCCTTCCGCATTTACAGTCCGCGTCTGGAAGCAGTGTGGCCGGACATCCGCCATCCGTTTTCCGACCGCCGTGACTGGTTTACCGATAAAACGATCATCAAAATGATGGAAACAATCCCTGTGATAAAAGAAAAGGATATGACAACCAACTATATGCATAACATTCAAACACTAAAAATGGCCGCCTCAGCGATTCCATAATAAAACGACGAGCGGTGTCACTCGTCGCTGTCTCCGGTGTCAAGCTCCTCATCAATGATGCATTTTTCCAGTAAATAATCAAACGTAATATCCGCCAGTTCTTCTAATTCCGTCTGTGTCGGCACAAAACCGCGGCGGATCAATTCGCGATAGAAAAATTCGGCAATTTCTTCCGTATCAATGACGACTTCAATCTCCTTCACTGCATTCGCCCCCTTTGTAATGTTTTATGTGCGCTGGCACTTTTTTATGTCAAAAGAATTTGCTTATCTATGTACTAATCTTCCCTTTTAATCCAAACATTAATATGGTCAAGCGGCCAGCACCAATAAAAAAAGAACGGTTGCAAGCGTCTGCCCAATTAATGTTGCAAAAAAGCATCGCCCGCGCGCCAGCCATTCCGCACAGCAAAGCGCCACTTATCAGCATCCCTTTCCGGCATTAAGCGGGTACAAAGGAGCGGGCGCTTCCGCCAATCCAAAAACCGCTTTTGTTAACATAAGAAGACGGTTACGCCTCCTGTAAAAACTGTTCCCACAGCTCATCAAATACCGCCATGCTATCTAAGTAATCGCCGTTTAACTCTAAATATCGGCTGATTTCATGATAATCGGCTGACATTTTCGGAAACCCGTGATCCAAATATGCCCCATTCGCAAACCGAACGAACGGGTCCTCTTTTTTTCCGTTGCGAAATTTTAATACATAATGGTAAAATGAACGCGCCATTGCCCTTCATCCTCTTTCTATTTTTTCTTTGTTGCCATTTTAACGAGTTTGCGCGGTTTTGTGAAGTGCTTATTGCAACATCCCATTAATTGCTCTGCTCATTCATAATGCTTTTATGAATCCAAATCGCCGCCTGCGCCCCTTCCCCCATGGCGATCGTTACTTGTTCCGAATGAACGCCGATGTCGCCTGCCGCCCAAATATTCGGGACGTTCGTTTGCTTCGTCCGCGGATTTGTGGGAATATGCTTATTTTCTAACCGCTCCACGCCAAGCTGTTTTGCAAGCTCTGTATTGACCTGGTTATGGCCAAATGCGATAAACCCTCGCTCAGCGAAAATTTCCGTACCGTTTTGCAAACGGACGCCGCAAAACATCACCTCTTTCCCTTCCTCAACTAAAACGGATTCGATCGGTTCGCGAATGTAATGGATGCTTCGCTCGGATAACTGCTTCCGCCACTTCTCCGGCAGTTCTTCGCCATCATGATTCACATAAATAATGTCCTTTGTCCAATACAGCAATGTGATTGCCATGCTTGCCCCAGCGACGCCCGCTCCGAGCACGATCACTTTTTTGTTTGTTACTTCATATCCGTCGCAGTCCGGGCAAACGTAAATGCTCGTTCCTAAACATGGAATAAGATTAGAGATGGGCGGAATCCGGTCTTTCACTCCTGTCGCCAACAGCAGCCGTTTGCTTTCATATGTCTTTCCGCTTTTGCCAAACAGAATGAATCGCCCGCCTTTTTTCTCCGCCGCCGTTACCTCATCATCGGCAAAATGCACTCCCAAACGTTCCGCTTGTTTTCTGCCAAGCGCGCGCAGCGTTTCTCCGCTCACGCCGTCAGGCCAGCCGAGCAAATTATGATATGCGCGGCAAAGCGTGGAACGGCCGTTATTGGCATCGATTACAAGAATGCGGTGATGGTAGCGGCCGAGCTGAATCGCCGCCTGCAATCCGGCAATGCCGCCCCCGATAATGATGCATTCGTACATCGCATTTCACATCCCATCATTGTTTTTACTTTTTATTGTTCGTTACTGATTCGTATTCATTCACTTCACAAAAAAAAGCTGCCTCCGTAAAAGAGACAGCGTCACTCAACCATTAACAAACAACTTGCTGTTCTTCGGCAAAATCGATTTCAAAGCCAAGATCCTCCAGCATCCGGTAATCTTCCGATTTTTCTTGGCCAGCAGTTGTTAAATAATCGCCAACAAAAATGGAGTTTGCCGCATATAAGCCAAGCGGCTGAAGCGAGCGCAAATTCACTTCCCGCCCGCCGGCGATGCGAATTTCTTTTGTTGGATTCATATAGCGGAACAATGCCAATACTTTTAAACAATAGCGCGGATCGAGTTCATTCGTTCCCGCCAGCGGCGTGCCATCAATCGCATGCAAAAAGTTAACAGGAATCGAATCCGCATCAAGAATGCGCAAGCTCCGCGCCATGTTAATGACATCTTGCTTCGTTTCTCTCATGCCGATAATAACGCCAGAACAAGGGGAAATGCCCGCTTGTTTCACCGTTTCCACCGTTCTTACGCGATCATCATATGTATGAGAAGTCGTGATGTTCGGGTGGTGTTCTTTCGATGTGTTAATATTGTGGTTATAGCGGTCGACTCCCGCTTCTTTCAAGCGCGCTGCTTGTTCCGGCTTTAAGATGCCAAGGCATGCACAAATTTTCAAACCGAAGCGCTCTTTAATTTCTTTGACCGCAGAAACGACCGTATCGATTTCTTTTTCGCTCGGACCGCGGCCGCTCGCGACAATACAGTATGTTCCTATGCGCATGCGATATGCTTCTTCCGCTCCGCGAATGAGCGTTTCTTTATCCACCATTTTATACGTTTTTACCGGCGCTGTCGAAACGGCAGACTGCGCGCAATATCCGCAGTTTTCCGGACAAAGCCCCGATTTCGCGTTAATAATCATATTTAACTTTACTTTATTGCCGTAATAGGTGCGGCGAATATTGTACGCGCCCTGCATCAGCAACAGCAGCTCCTCATCAGGACAGTCTAATATCGCCAGCGCTTCTTCATCGGTCAATTCATGCCCTGCAATGACACGATCGGCCAATGCTAGCCAATTGATCATTCTCCCTCTCCCCTTTCCATATGATTACATTTATCGTAGCGGAAGAGGAGTTATATTGTCAACCAAAATATTTTTTCGGTTAACTGTTAAACCATTATCCATCCAAGTTGCAGAATGAATGTTGCTGGACCGGTTAACCCCAATATTTCGTCAAGATGGCCAGCATAAAATGTTTACTCCATTTATTTCGTTAATTTTTCAACGATATCGCGGGCGATCCATACGCCGCAGGCGCTCGCTTGGGCAAGACCGCGCGTTATGCCGGCACCATCGCCGCCGACGTACAAGCCGGAAATTTCTGTCTCAAACCGGTCGTTTAATTTCGGACGGGCGGAATAAAATTTCGCTTCGACGCCATAAAAAAGCGTATGCTCGGAAGCAATTCCCGGAGTGACATGATTGAGCGCTTCTGTCATTTCAATAATGCTTTTCATCGTATTATACGGGAGGACAAGACCTAAGTCGCCAGGCACTGCTTCTTTCAGCGTCGGCTCGATAAACCCTTCTTTGATCCGTTTTTCCGTAGAACGTCTCCCTTTTAAAATGTCGCCGTACTTTTGCACGATGATGCCGCCGTTTGATAGCGCATTAGCGAGCCGGGAAATTTCACGGGCGTACTCATTTGGCTTATCAAACGGCTCGGAAAACTTGTGCGATACAAGAAGCGCAAAATTGGTGTTATTGCTGCCAAGTTCCGGGTCTTTATAGGCGTGGCCATTGGCGAGCATAATGCCGGAATGGTTTTCCACAACGACATGCCCTGACGGATTGCTGCAAAACGTGCGTACTTGCGTGCCGACCGATGTGTTGAAAATAAATTTTCCCTCATATAAGTGTTCATTAATCTCTTCCATGACAATGTTTGATGTTTCGACACGCACCCCGATATCCACTTGGTTGTTGATCATGCGCAAGCGGCGTTTCCGCAATATTTTGCTCAGCCATGCCGAGCCGTCGCGCCCCGGTGCGATGACGACTTTTTCCGCCGTCAGCGTTTCGCCGCTTTTCAGGACTACTCCTGTCACACGATGCCCATCGTTCGTTTTTTCCGTGATAATATCATCGACTTCCGTTTTAAAACGCATCGCAATCCGCTCATGCAAATATTCAAAAATGCTTTTTAAAATTTCTAAGTTTTGTTCCGTTCCTAAATGGCGGACATAGGCGCGAAGCAGCTTCAGCCCGGCGGCGTAAGCGCGGCGTTCAATGTCTTTCACTTTCTCCGTCATCGGATCGGTAAGTGATGTCGTCGCTCCATGCTTTAAGTTAATTTCGTCGACATAGCGAATAAGTTCCAGCACTTTAGACGCTGGCAAATAATCGGTCATCCAGCCGCCGAATTCGCTTGTAATATTAAATTTGCCGTCCGAATAAGCGCCGGCCCCGCCGAAACCGTTCGTGATCGAGCATGCCGGCACGCAGCCGGCGTAATCTTTTTTGCCGGCCGGCGGCGGGCATTTCTCGATTTTTTTCTGAAGAATCGGGCAATTCCGCTTATATATGTCATGTCCTTTATCAATCAATAGAACATTTGCTCCCGGAAGTTTCAGCGTTAATTCATAGCACGCAAAAATTCCCGCCGGCCCTGCGCCGACGACGATCACATCGTAATGGTTGTTCATCTGTCCATCCCCCATTTTCCGTATTCCATTTGTAACTATACTAATAATTTTTTGTCTCGTCAATATAAAATACGAACTTTTAAATGATTTTATATAAAAAATGTTCGTTTTTAATCACTTGTTTTCCCCTCATAAAATTGATAAGTTGATAGAGTAACAAAAAGAAAGGGTGTGAACAGATGAAATTTTTCGTTAAAAATTTTATTAACGGCGTGATAACGATCGTCCCGATTATTTTGGCGGTATATGTATGCTATAAAGTGTTTGCCTTTTTGGATGGGCTGCTTGGCCGCTACGTACGCCCGTATTTCAAAGAAGACTACATACCGGGAATCGGAATATTGTGCACTGTCATTCTCATTACCGTTCTTGGCTGGCTGTCAACGCAATACGTGAGCGGGCGCGTGATCCGGCTGATCGACCGCTTGTTAGAAAGCATCCCGTTAATTAAAACGGTTTATTCAGTAATCAAAGATACCATTGCTTCTTTTGCCGGCGAAAAACGGTCATTTTCCAAAGTAGTGCTCGTGGAATTGCCTAACACCGGAATGAAATGCCTTGGGTTTATCACGTCAGAGGAGGTCGAAAACTGGCTTAATCCGCTTGCCGGCCATGTTGCCGTCTATATTCCGCAAACATTCCAAGTCGCGGGCATTACTTTTTTAGTCCCGAAACAGCAAGTACAAATCATTGATATGAAACCAGAAGAGGCAATGAAATTCGTTCTTTCCGGCGGAATGGCTTCAGCTAAAAAGAAAGGGCTGCCCGAATAAAAGGCAGCCCTTTTGCCGCATCATAAAAAATACCGCTTTTTCCAAAAGATAAATGCAGTAACCGTCGACAACAAAGCAGCGATCAGCATCGCCACCATAAACGCATATGGGGAATGCTGATACGGAATCGGCACATTCATGCCATAAAAACTCGCCACCATCGTCGGCAAGGAAATGACAATCGTGATCGCCGTTAAAAACTTCATGACAATGTTTAAGTTATTCGAGATGACCGAAGCGAACGCGTTCATCATTCCGCTTAAAATGCTGCTGTATACTTCCGCCATTTCAATGGCCTGCTTGTTTTCGATAATGACGTCTTGCAACAAATCTTGGTCATCTTCGTACATGCGCAAGTAGTTAAGGCGCAACAAGCGCTCCATCACAACATTGTTCGCTTTGAGCGATGTCATGAAATATACTAAGCTTTTTTCCATGCTGAGAAGCGAAAACAGCTCTTTATTTTTCATTGACTGATGCAGTTCTTTTTCAATTTCGCTCGTTCTTCGGTTAATTTGTTTCAAATAGCGCAAATAATATGTCGCGATCATATATAACATTTGCAACGCAAATCTCGTCTTCATGAATGTGTAAAAATTTTTGATTTTATTTTTGGAAAACTCCTCAAAAATCGGATTTTCTTGAAGGCAAACGGTTATAAAGCATCTATCGGTGATGATCATGCCGATCGGAATCGTTTCATACATTGGCCCATCTACTTCATCATTGGCGGCAATCGGAATATCGACGATAATCAACACGTGATTGTCTTCTTTTTCGACGCGCGACCGCTCCTCATCGTCGAGCGCGTCTTTGATCGAATCGATCGGAATATCCAGATGATTAGCGATATAGCGGATTTCGTCTTCCGTCGGCGCTACTAGGTTAATCCAGCAGCCATTTTTAATTTCATCAATTTCTGTCATTTTGCCGTTGGCATCGGATAAATACATTTTCATCATACGCATCCTTCCTCCTTTTCATCGCGAGGAAGTTTGCTCTTCTCCTTTTTCGATCGGAGCCCGTTTTCGTACGATGAGTAGCTCGATGATCGAAAAAGAAGAAGACGGCGCTCCCCCGCTATATTCCGGCTCTGGTTCACTCGAACTTCGACTACTCATATACGAAAACGTCACTCCTTTCGTAAAAAGTATTCCTCGATTAATAATAACGTTGAATGGCGCATTTGTATAGAGGGTTTCCAAAGAAAAAGCAGCCTGCCGGCTACTTTTTCTTTATTCACTCGATGGCGTTGTGTTAAAAAAATCACGCTGATGTTGTTTCACTTTGCCGCTATTGGATCGTTTTTTCTGTTTTTTTCCCATCGCTCCATCGGACTCATAACTCAGCGGAAACGGCTGTTTTTTCTTCATTGTTGCCCTCCTTTTTCACTTCTCTTTTTACTTTTTGCCAATGAAACACGATTTAGTCAAAAATGTCATCAGATATTCATTAACTTTTTACATAGTATCGCTTTCTCCCTTTATAATAAAAACAAGGAGGGTGCGGAAATGGAAATTATTTTGACACCAAAAGCATTCACATGGTACAAGGAAGAACTTAATCTGCAAAATGGCGATGCCGTCCGCTTTTTCGCGCGCTACGGCGGATGCAGCACTGTACAAAAAGGGTTTTCTCTCGGTGTGGCCAAAGATGACCCGATCGAGCCAGGAGCGCAAACAACTATCGATGGAATCACCTTTTTTGTTGAAGATCGTGACATATGGTATTTTGATGGCCATAATTTAGTCATCGATTTTAATGAGCAGGCAAATGAGCCGGTTTTTGTCATTGAATAAACTTCTGCGCCTGCGTTTTGGGAAAAGACGGATCGGGAATGGTGAAATCCCTCCGTTTTTTTTCATCATTGCTGATGCTTAAAAATAAAAAAGCTAGCAAAAGCTAGCTTTTTTTGATCACGGCAATCGTACAACGCGAAACAGAGACGAGGCGCTGTTGTTCATCGACGATTTTAATATCCCATACCATCGTCCTTTTGCCGCGGTGAAGGATAGTGCCTGTTGCGGTGACAGTGCCGCTCCGGACGGCGCGGATATGGTTGGCGTTTATTTCTAAACCGACGACGCTTTCCGTTTCTTGGTCGACAAGCGCATATGCGCCGAGGCTTGCCACCGTTTCCGCCAAGGCGACAGACGCGCCGCCATGAAGAAGCCCGAACGGCTGATGCGTACGGTAATCAACCGGCATCGTCGCCACCACGCGCCCTTCTCCCAGCTCGGTAATCTCAATGCCTAATGCTTCTAATAGCGTTCCTTTCCCGATCTCTTTTAAATGGGCCAAATTCACTTTTCTCCCTCCCCTTTACTTGCTAACCGAAACCGTTTCAGATGATCAGCCAAACCCTCTTGCCGCAAAATCATGATTTGCTTTTCTCCAAGCAAATCAAAGTGCGGAAAGCGATTGCGCTTGTGGATCCATTCCCGGCGCAATCCGTATTTTTCTCCCCATGCGGCAAGTTTTTCGATGTCTGAACAACCGACTTTTGTTACCGTCGTATATTGCGGAAACCGTTCGTCATACCAATAATGAGTTAAGAACGCGATTTCCCCTTTTTCTACTTTCTCTTTCCATTCGGTTAATTCCTGCCTGCGGATGCCGAAAGCCATCGTATGTATCTCCTTTACTTTTTCGCTCGTTCATATGCTTCATGCCAATCCGGAAAAT
Protein-coding regions in this window:
- a CDS encoding DUF502 domain-containing protein, with amino-acid sequence MKFFVKNFINGVITIVPIILAVYVCYKVFAFLDGLLGRYVRPYFKEDYIPGIGILCTVILITVLGWLSTQYVSGRVIRLIDRLLESIPLIKTVYSVIKDTIASFAGEKRSFSKVVLVELPNTGMKCLGFITSEEVENWLNPLAGHVAVYIPQTFQVAGITFLVPKQQVQIIDMKPEEAMKFVLSGGMASAKKKGLPE
- a CDS encoding NAD(P)/FAD-dependent oxidoreductase, yielding MNNHYDVIVVGAGPAGIFACYELTLKLPGANVLLIDKGHDIYKRNCPILQKKIEKCPPPAGKKDYAGCVPACSITNGFGGAGAYSDGKFNITSEFGGWMTDYLPASKVLELIRYVDEINLKHGATTSLTDPMTEKVKDIERRAYAAGLKLLRAYVRHLGTEQNLEILKSIFEYLHERIAMRFKTEVDDIITEKTNDGHRVTGVVLKSGETLTAEKVVIAPGRDGSAWLSKILRKRRLRMINNQVDIGVRVETSNIVMEEINEHLYEGKFIFNTSVGTQVRTFCSNPSGHVVVENHSGIMLANGHAYKDPELGSNNTNFALLVSHKFSEPFDKPNEYAREISRLANALSNGGIIVQKYGDILKGRRSTEKRIKEGFIEPTLKEAVPGDLGLVLPYNTMKSIIEMTEALNHVTPGIASEHTLFYGVEAKFYSARPKLNDRFETEISGLYVGGDGAGITRGLAQASACGVWIARDIVEKLTK
- a CDS encoding HesB/YadR/YfhF family protein; this encodes MEIILTPKAFTWYKEELNLQNGDAVRFFARYGGCSTVQKGFSLGVAKDDPIEPGAQTTIDGITFFVEDRDIWYFDGHNLVIDFNEQANEPVFVIE
- a CDS encoding NAD(P)/FAD-dependent oxidoreductase, which gives rise to MYECIIIGGGIAGLQAAIQLGRYHHRILVIDANNGRSTLCRAYHNLLGWPDGVSGETLRALGRKQAERLGVHFADDEVTAAEKKGGRFILFGKSGKTYESKRLLLATGVKDRIPPISNLIPCLGTSIYVCPDCDGYEVTNKKVIVLGAGVAGASMAITLLYWTKDIIYVNHDGEELPEKWRKQLSERSIHYIREPIESVLVEEGKEVMFCGVRLQNGTEIFAERGFIAFGHNQVNTELAKQLGVERLENKHIPTNPRTKQTNVPNIWAAGDIGVHSEQVTIAMGEGAQAAIWIHKSIMNEQSN
- a CDS encoding DUF2515 domain-containing protein; amino-acid sequence: MERNRFLSRIVHPVQSLYRHFLYRHHIHIASPPLLHQLAEQWERPSHSRITEEEDKLVSEIRQKTARHNRNNITRTAAYWSFFERHSEVHWALLAHIVSRNGGWNMTDLQGSVIPRLLPATSTHPLFLFLERANALIFHDAYPQLLLYEQSKQLEKPLFHLLPLFSVSSFMRPFWEYFFETKNSPVITVALIINEQQYIQKRVIENRFFQARVLKTMPFIAEQWLGFNDVLIPYKDGRHVRLAGTTIRDFADVHHRIHIGKTLYSILFFQKRLAKRACQFASQTAHTGSRADFWPQLFSPEKTDSFRIYSPRLEAVWPDIRHPFSDRRDWFTDKTIIKMMETIPVIKEKDMTTNYMHNIQTLKMAASAIP
- a CDS encoding YozD family protein translates to MKEIEVVIDTEEIAEFFYRELIRRGFVPTQTELEELADITFDYLLEKCIIDEELDTGDSDE
- a CDS encoding YozE family protein, whose protein sequence is MARSFYHYVLKFRNGKKEDPFVRFANGAYLDHGFPKMSADYHEISRYLELNGDYLDSMAVFDELWEQFLQEA
- a CDS encoding magnesium transporter CorA family protein, translated to MMKMYLSDANGKMTEIDEIKNGCWINLVAPTEDEIRYIANHLDIPIDSIKDALDDEERSRVEKEDNHVLIIVDIPIAANDEVDGPMYETIPIGMIITDRCFITVCLQENPIFEEFSKNKIKNFYTFMKTRFALQMLYMIATYYLRYLKQINRRTSEIEKELHQSMKNKELFSLLSMEKSLVYFMTSLKANNVVMERLLRLNYLRMYEDDQDLLQDVIIENKQAIEMAEVYSSILSGMMNAFASVISNNLNIVMKFLTAITIVISLPTMVASFYGMNVPIPYQHSPYAFMVAMLIAALLSTVTAFIFWKKRYFL
- the bioB gene encoding biotin synthase BioB, with the protein product MINWLALADRVIAGHELTDEEALAILDCPDEELLLLMQGAYNIRRTYYGNKVKLNMIINAKSGLCPENCGYCAQSAVSTAPVKTYKMVDKETLIRGAEEAYRMRIGTYCIVASGRGPSEKEIDTVVSAVKEIKERFGLKICACLGILKPEQAARLKEAGVDRYNHNINTSKEHHPNITTSHTYDDRVRTVETVKQAGISPCSGVIIGMRETKQDVINMARSLRILDADSIPVNFLHAIDGTPLAGTNELDPRYCLKVLALFRYMNPTKEIRIAGGREVNLRSLQPLGLYAANSIFVGDYLTTAGQEKSEDYRMLEDLGFEIDFAEEQQVVC
- a CDS encoding hotdog fold thioesterase — protein: MNLAHLKEIGKGTLLEALGIEITELGEGRVVATMPVDYRTHQPFGLLHGGASVALAETVASLGAYALVDQETESVVGLEINANHIRAVRSGTVTATGTILHRGKRTMVWDIKIVDEQQRLVSVSRCTIAVIKKS